The following are from one region of the Macrobrachium nipponense isolate FS-2020 chromosome 21, ASM1510439v2, whole genome shotgun sequence genome:
- the LOC135197923 gene encoding trypsin II-P29-like, whose translation MYRIIYLLPFAVSLLSSAVTNSPVLEVPTTRSPAPQPTAETNIIGGDIATPGSTPWLVSIRDAQYYPPPHFCGGTILNNFWILTTASCVTSSSYDLLVVLGEYNMDEQEGYEKTRTPLLSIIHPKYTYFSIHAYNVALLLVPYFSYGERIQPASLLPKFDDKRHRLAQRFTDGKKEEKGKFSCNIRDTKWDIQGVEGLIAGWGRTNSEESSSVVMEAHLTILSNDSCQGAYPDDDMESLMCAADVTHGGVGACQGDSGGGLISTDGYILGVYSYAEPCASDEFPGIYVNMSVIQDWVCSIIRFHHPKRLLADATDYRIHSFRPSLD comes from the exons ATGTATCGCATAATATATCTACTTCCTTTTGCTGTCAGTCTTCTGTCAAGTGCTGTTACCAACAGCCCAGTGCTTGAGGTACCCACAACAAGGTCACCTGCTCCACAGC CAACAGCGGAAACGAACATCATTGGCGGGGACATAGCGACGCCAG GATCGACGCCGTGGCTGGTCTCTATCAGAGATGCCCAGTATTATCCTCCGCCCCACTTCTGCGGAGGAACCATCCTCAACAACTTCTGGATTCTGACAACCGCTTCCTGCGTCACTTCGTCTTCGTATGATTTGCTG GTTGTTCTGGGCGAGTACAACATGGATGAGCAAGAAGGATACGAGAAAACCAGGACTCCCTTGCTCTCCATTATCCACCCGAAGTATACTTACTTCAGTATACACGCTTACAATGTAGCATTGCTGCTTGTGCCTTACTTTTCTTACGGAGAGAGGATTCAGCCAGCGTCTCTTCTGCCAAAGTTTGACGACAAGAGACACAGGTTGGCCCAGCGGTTTACTGAcggcaagaaagaagagaaagggaagttCTCGTGTAACATCCGGGATACAAAGTGGGATATACAAGGAG TGGAAGGCCTGATCGCCGGGTGGGGTCGTACGAACTCCGAAGAGTCCTCCTCGGTCGTCATGGAGGCACACCTAACCATCCTATCGAACGACTCCTGCCAGGGTGCTTATCCCGACGACGACATGGAGTCTCTCATGTGCGCCGCCGACGTGACACACGGCGGGGTCGGCGCTTGCCAG GGTGACTCAGGAGGGGGACTGATCAGCACGGACGGATACATTCTAGGCGTCTATTCCTACGCAGAGCCTTGCGCCTCGGATGAATTCCCGGGAATATACGTCAACATGTCGGTCATTCAGGATTGGGTGTGTTCTATCATCCGCTTTCACCACCCGAAGAGGCTGTTGGCGGACGCTACGGACTACAGAATACACTCCTTTCGTCCGTCATTAGATTAA
- the LOC135197924 gene encoding transmembrane protease serine 9-like isoform X2, whose amino-acid sequence MLTSASYHLSLEDIEEAITSIIGGTIAAPGSTPWLVSLKDVRFSHPVHFCGGTILNHRWVLTAAHCIQGYDNPFQDIEVVVGDYNLDDIDLLWERKKNILEVIVHPLYNYFTREFDVALILVSSLISYNKRVKPLPLPPSVGAFPAIETDSDVVVVDGATDLPFSISREMKSFRSRCRCPVVHSPFRHSKRNFGHIAGWGSTSQSHGGAPFGVNVVHEAFVPIVKKDVCRSLYHGIFTDAMMCAGNLTYGGVDPCHGDWGGPLVDSLGYLRGVSSWSVGCGRPGHPAVYVDIHAVRDWICEVIDGDNDCS is encoded by the exons TTAGCTTGGAGGATATTGAAGAGGCGATCACCAGCATCATTGGAGGAACTATAGCAGCACCTG GTTCAACTCCTTGGCTGGTGTCCCTGAAGGATGTCAGATTTTCACATCCTGTTCACTTCTGTGGGGGCACGATCCTTAACCACCGGTGGGTCCTGACGGCGGCCCATTGCATCCAAGGATATGATAACCCCTTTCAGGATATTGAG GTAGTCGTAGGTGACTACAACCTGGACGATATCGACTTGCTTTGGGAGAGGAAGAAAAACATATTGGAAGTAATTGTTCACCCACTGTACAATTACTTCACCCGTGAATTCGACGTCGCCCTCATCCTGGTATCCTCTTTGATTTCATACAACAAGAGAGTGAAGCCTTTACCCTTGCCTCCTTCGGTAGGAGCGTTCCCCGCCATCGAAACTGACTCtgatgtagtagtagtagatggcGCCACCGACTTGCCTTTCTCTATTTCAAGGGAAATGAAGTCTTTCCGGAGCCGTTGTCGTTGCCCTGTAGTGCACTCGCCCTTTCGCCACAGTAAAAGGA ACTTCGGCCACATTGCCGGTTGGGGCAGCACATCTCAGAGCCACGGCGGCGCTCCCTTCGGAGTGAATGTGGTCCACGAGGCTTTCGTCCCCATCGTCAAAAAGGACGTCTGCCGTTCCCTCTACCACGGAATCTTCACCGACGCCATGATGTGCGCCGGGAATCTAACCTATGGGGGCGTCGATCCTTGTCAC GGGGACTGGGGAGGACCTTTAGTCGATTCCCTCGGATACCTGAGGGGCGTCTCCTCTTGGTCCGTCGGCTGCGGTCGTCCGGGGCATCCTGCCGTGTACGTGGATATTCACGCCGTGCGAGACTGGATTTGCGAAGTCATCGACGGGGACAACGACTGTTCCTAG
- the LOC135197924 gene encoding trypsin-1-like isoform X1, translated as MLTSASYHHIFCVFAASILLFSQRGTSDGLSFSLEDIEEAITSIIGGTIAAPGSTPWLVSLKDVRFSHPVHFCGGTILNHRWVLTAAHCIQGYDNPFQDIEVVVGDYNLDDIDLLWERKKNILEVIVHPLYNYFTREFDVALILVSSLISYNKRVKPLPLPPSVGAFPAIETDSDVVVVDGATDLPFSISREMKSFRSRCRCPVVHSPFRHSKRNFGHIAGWGSTSQSHGGAPFGVNVVHEAFVPIVKKDVCRSLYHGIFTDAMMCAGNLTYGGVDPCHGDWGGPLVDSLGYLRGVSSWSVGCGRPGHPAVYVDIHAVRDWICEVIDGDNDCS; from the exons ATATTTTCTGCGTCTTCGCAGCCTCCATCTTGCTGTTTTCGCAGAGAGGGACTTCGGATGGACTATCAT TTAGCTTGGAGGATATTGAAGAGGCGATCACCAGCATCATTGGAGGAACTATAGCAGCACCTG GTTCAACTCCTTGGCTGGTGTCCCTGAAGGATGTCAGATTTTCACATCCTGTTCACTTCTGTGGGGGCACGATCCTTAACCACCGGTGGGTCCTGACGGCGGCCCATTGCATCCAAGGATATGATAACCCCTTTCAGGATATTGAG GTAGTCGTAGGTGACTACAACCTGGACGATATCGACTTGCTTTGGGAGAGGAAGAAAAACATATTGGAAGTAATTGTTCACCCACTGTACAATTACTTCACCCGTGAATTCGACGTCGCCCTCATCCTGGTATCCTCTTTGATTTCATACAACAAGAGAGTGAAGCCTTTACCCTTGCCTCCTTCGGTAGGAGCGTTCCCCGCCATCGAAACTGACTCtgatgtagtagtagtagatggcGCCACCGACTTGCCTTTCTCTATTTCAAGGGAAATGAAGTCTTTCCGGAGCCGTTGTCGTTGCCCTGTAGTGCACTCGCCCTTTCGCCACAGTAAAAGGA ACTTCGGCCACATTGCCGGTTGGGGCAGCACATCTCAGAGCCACGGCGGCGCTCCCTTCGGAGTGAATGTGGTCCACGAGGCTTTCGTCCCCATCGTCAAAAAGGACGTCTGCCGTTCCCTCTACCACGGAATCTTCACCGACGCCATGATGTGCGCCGGGAATCTAACCTATGGGGGCGTCGATCCTTGTCAC GGGGACTGGGGAGGACCTTTAGTCGATTCCCTCGGATACCTGAGGGGCGTCTCCTCTTGGTCCGTCGGCTGCGGTCGTCCGGGGCATCCTGCCGTGTACGTGGATATTCACGCCGTGCGAGACTGGATTTGCGAAGTCATCGACGGGGACAACGACTGTTCCTAG